Proteins encoded together in one Impatiens glandulifera chromosome 1, dImpGla2.1, whole genome shotgun sequence window:
- the LOC124913858 gene encoding E3 ubiquitin-protein ligase RSL1-like, translated as MVQLAGFSTPNNTVQLSPPQKLNELASFTCEICVEPTILPERKFKNGDLCTHPFCNDCIIKYVKMKIEVDNAAEIKCPDLCCDFNLDMLSCRSILPHKLFERWCDILFDKIILGLDHCYCPNRKCATLMVNECGGDVKRSICHNCKQALCFKCKTPWHAGFDCKDIEQIKDENDVAFGVLVEKNKWMKCPKCKFYVSLKNGCTKILCSISGELVELQVESST; from the exons ATGGTACAACTAGCAGGTTTCTCTACCCCTAATAACACCGTCCAATTGTCCCCACCACAAAAGTTGAATGAGTTGGCTAGTTTCACGTGTGAAATATGTGTCGAGCCCACAATTTTGCCTGAACGGAAATTCAAGAATGGAGACTTGTGTACTCATCCTTTTTGCAACGATTGCATTATCAAATACGTCAAAATGAAAATTGAAGTTGACAACGCCGCGGAGATCAAGTGTCCCGACCTATGTTGCGATTTCAATCTTGATATGCTCTCTTGTCGTTCGATCCTCCCTCATAAGTTGTTTGAAAGATGGTGTGATATCCTTTTTGACAAAATCATTTTGGGGCTCGATCATTGTTATTGCCCTAATCGAAAGTGTGCAACGTTGATGGTGAACGAATGCGGTGGAGATGTAAAGCGGTCTATTTGTCATAACTGTAAACAAGCGTTATGTTTCAAGTGCAAAACTCCATGGCACGCTGGCTTTGATTGTAAGGATATTGAACAAATTAAGGATGAAAATGACGTTGCTTTTGGTGTTCTTGTTGAGAAGAATAAGTGGATGAAGTGCCCTAAATGCAAGTTCTATGTCTCATTGAAAAATGGTTGCACAAAAATCTTATGCAG CATTTCCGGAGAACTTGTTGAATTACAGGTTGAATCAAGTACTTAG